A genomic stretch from Kwoniella europaea PYCC6329 chromosome 2, complete sequence includes:
- a CDS encoding pre-mRNA-splicing factor CEF1: MPSPRDLYVRIIIKGGVWRNTEDEILKAAISKYGKNQWARISSLLVRKTPKQCKARWYEWLDPSIKKVEWSKTEDEKLLHLAKLMPTQWRTIAPIVGRTATQCLERYQKLLDDAEAKDNEELGLGAGENVEARPAADVRGLKPGEIDTDPETRAARPDPIDMDDDEKEMLSEARARLANTQGKKAKRKARERQLEEARRLAFLQKKRELKAAGINLRPKTKKKGMDYNADIPFEKQPAPGFYDVAEENAKVYAAPVGQSLRALEGKRKQELEELEEKKKRQKGNDGKSNQTAQFVQAREAQIKKLKEQEQIIRRRKLNLPMPQVGEQELEDIVKIGQAGELARELVGGEGSGSKATEGLLGEYESLGQARMARTPRTGPQQDNVMAEARNLRNMINAQTPLLGDENTPFHGGDTGGTGFEGATPRHGVAPTPNPLATPARGGVLATPRTVGGVGATPSRTPRDNLSINDGESYYGETPRDEKRRIADARRALKAGFAALPKPENNFELAETEEEEDEEDEAVPLSEEDAAERDRRLKAARELEERLELERRSTVVKQNLPRPVNVNTYKILEELNSVEADADSAMAAAFRMVNLEVAMLMKHDSIAHPLPGTSTPGGTASDYDMPEDDFVAAAKQAIHSELAGQLGLPGASDEQLKLAIASNFSEDQDQNANDFSASWSSQDTQENLIYSPTLRKYVEKSSLSQHDLRECYLANIELTKEKVISEATKASKAEKKLAKQLGGYQMINSKHKAKISELMEEIQQSKRDYETFQMLRTIEESGTPARLEKIKEEVDILQRKERDLQARYAELVDERRERVSKIEQLEEDKMVLQAQVALDAQGGEVEVNGDDVEMNGN, translated from the exons GTGTGTGGAGGAACACGGAGGATGAAATATTGAAAGCTGCCATATCGAAATATGGAaagaat CAATGGGCTCGTATATCATCTCTGTTGGTTCGTAAAACACCGAAACAATGTAAAGCAAGATGGTATGAGTGGTTAGATCCTTCCATCAAGAAGGTCGAATGgtcaaag acggaagatgaaaagCTACTACATCTCGCCAAGCTGATGCCTACACAATGGCGTACGATAGCACCTATAGTTGGAAGAACAGCTACCCAATGTTTAGAAAGGTATCAGAAATTGTTAGATGATGCGGAAGCTAAGGATAACGAAGAACTGGGATTGGGTGCGGGCGAAAATGTAGAAGCTAGACCTGCAGCTGATGTGAGAGGTTTGAAACCTGGTGAAATTGATACGGATCCTGAAACGAGGGCGGCAAGACCTGATCCTATAGAtatggacgatgatg AGAAAGAAATGTTATCTGAAGCAAGAGCGAGATTGGCGAATACCCAAGGTAAAAAAGCCAAGAGGAAAGCTAGAGAAAGACAGTTAGAAGAAGCTAGAAGATTGGCTTTCttacagaagaagagagagttGAAGGCCGCTggtatcaa CCTTCGACCTAaaacaaagaagaagggtatggAC TACAATGCCGATATCCCATTCGAAAAACAGCCCGCACCTGGGTTCTACGACGTAGCGGAGGAGAATGCCAAAGTGTATGCAGCACCTGTTGGTCAATCGTTACGAGCTTTGGAAGGCAAGAGGAAGcaggaattggaagaattggaagagaagaagaaacgtCAAAAGGGTAATGATGGAAAGAGTAATCAGACCGCTCAATTCGTGCAGGCGAGAGAAGCGCAAATcaagaagttgaaggaacaagaacaaatcattagaaggaggaagttgaatttACCAATGCCTCAAGTTGGTGAACAAGAGCTGGAGGATATAGTGAAGATCGGTCAAGCCGGTGAATTAGCGAGAGAACTTGTCGGAGGTGAAGGATCTGGAAGTAAAGCTACTGAAGGATTACTGGGAGAATACGAGAGTTTAGGTCAAGCTAGGATGGCAAGGACACCTAGGACAGGTCCTCAGC AGGACAACGTTATGGCCGAAGCTCGAAATCTTCGAAATATGATCAACGCTCAGACACCTCTTCTCGGTGATGAGAACACTCCTTTCCACGGTGGCGATACAGGTGGAACCGGTTTCGAAGGCGCTACTCCCCGACATGGTGTCGCTCCTACTCCCAATCCCCTTGCTACCCCTGCTCGTGGCGGGGTACTTGCTACTCCACGAACTgttggtggtgtaggtgctACACCCTCACGAACACCAAGAGACAACCTTAGTATCAACGATGGGGAGTCATACTATGGCGAAACACCTCGAGATGAGAAACGACGTATAGCCGATGCTCGACGAGCGTTGAAGGCAGGTTTCGCTGCTTTGCCTAAACCGGAGAATAACTTTGAACTTGCGgagacggaagaagaagaagatgaagaggacgaggcGGTACCGCtttctgaagaagatgcagctGAACGAGATAGACGATTGAAGGCTGCAAGGGAATTAGAAGAGAGATTAGAATTGGAAAGACGAAGTACAGTGGTGAAGCAGAATCTACCTCGACCAGTCAACGTCAACACCTACAAGATACTGGAAGAGTTGAACTCggtcgaagctgatgcgGATTCCGCCATGGCAGCTGCCTTCAGAATGGTCAACTTGGAAGTAGCCATGTTGATGAAACATGATTCGATCGCGCATCCTTTACCTGGTACTTCTACACCTGGTGGAACAGCCTCAGATTACGATATgcctgaagatgatttcgTTGCCGCTGCCAAACAGGCTATACATAGTGAATTAGCCGGTCAGCTAGGATTACCAGGTGCAAGTGATGAGCAACTCAAATTGGCCATTGCATCGAATTTCTcggaagatcaagatcaaaatgcCAATGATTTCTCCGCGAGTTGGTCTTCTCAGGATACCCAAGAGAATTTGATATATTCACCTACACTTAGGAAATACGTCGAGAAGTCTTCTTTGTCCCAACATGACTTGAGAGAATGTTATCTAGCCAATATCGAACTTACGAAGGAGAAAGTTATCAGTGAAGCGACGAAGGCTTCCAAGGCTGAGAAGAAATTGGCCAAACAGCTGGGTGGATATCAAATGATCAATTCGAAACATAAGGCGAAGATATCGGAATTGATGGAGGAGATACAACAGTCCAAGAGGGATTACGAGACTTTCCAAATGTTGAGGACGATTGAGGAAAGTGGAACACCGGCGAGATTGGAGAAAAtcaaagaagaggtggatatcttgcagaggaaagaaagggatTTGCAAGCTAGGTATGCGGAATTGGTCgatgagaggagagagagggtATCAAAGATCGAACAG ctcgaagaagataaaaTGGTacttcaagctcaagttGCTCTCGATGCCCAAGGTGGTGAAGTTGAGGTcaacggtgatgatgttgagatgaatgggaattaa